A genome region from Chryseobacterium sp. G0186 includes the following:
- a CDS encoding YihY/virulence factor BrkB family protein has protein sequence MSVKVPRFILKVQEFFDDIHIPVLGISLWQMFQIYISGIFKGKIGRKAAAISWSFTISLFPFILFLLSVLPYMPHYDKLQFYIFDVLMHNVFPSNMEGDVRGYIETNIIPNMKGISNLTIVLALIFATNGTFSLINGFNENTEEKLSDVKEFILSFFITIGFITIVFLALFGVYYVEVVMKLFTPAYDVPWLVDNLSSIIGFVSFPLFYFILLTLFYWLGTVKISRFRQAIPGAILTTILFVVTTYIFAIYVKDIARYNVLYGSIGSMILLMVWVNVNVYLLLFGNELNMAIRKLRIEKLLSDEIQKETVHYHSQITEPNFDSDEEHQRKLGDLKKN, from the coding sequence ATGAGTGTAAAAGTTCCCAGATTTATCCTGAAAGTTCAGGAGTTTTTTGATGACATACATATTCCTGTTTTGGGAATATCGCTTTGGCAGATGTTTCAGATCTATATCTCCGGAATTTTTAAAGGAAAAATAGGAAGAAAAGCGGCTGCCATTTCCTGGAGCTTTACGATAAGTTTATTCCCTTTTATCCTTTTCCTGCTGTCGGTGCTGCCTTATATGCCGCATTACGACAAATTACAGTTCTATATTTTTGATGTATTGATGCATAATGTATTTCCATCCAATATGGAAGGCGATGTGAGAGGATATATAGAAACCAATATCATTCCCAATATGAAAGGAATCAGTAATCTGACGATTGTTTTGGCATTGATATTTGCAACGAATGGTACTTTCTCTCTTATCAATGGATTTAATGAAAATACAGAAGAAAAGTTAAGTGATGTAAAGGAATTTATCCTTTCATTTTTTATCACAATAGGTTTTATTACTATTGTCTTCTTAGCATTGTTTGGAGTGTATTATGTAGAGGTGGTGATGAAGCTGTTTACTCCCGCCTATGATGTGCCATGGCTGGTGGATAACCTTTCCAGTATCATTGGTTTTGTATCTTTTCCGCTGTTTTACTTTATTCTTCTTACTCTTTTCTATTGGTTGGGAACTGTGAAAATAAGCAGATTCAGACAGGCTATTCCGGGAGCTATTCTGACCACTATATTATTTGTGGTCACAACGTATATCTTTGCTATTTATGTAAAGGATATTGCCCGTTACAACGTTCTTTACGGTTCCATTGGAAGTATGATCCTGTTGATGGTATGGGTGAATGTAAATGTGTATCTTCTGTTATTCGGAAATGAGCTGAATATGGCCATCAGAAAGCTCAGAATAGAAAAGCTGCTGTCTGATGAGATTCAAAAAGAAACGGTTCATTATCATTCTCAGATCACAGAACCCAACTTTGACAGTGATGAAGAACATCAAAGAAAGCTGGGTGATCTGAAAAAAAATTAA
- the nhaA gene encoding Na+/H+ antiporter NhaA, with protein MNLSLYFKKFFNNSQASGIILIFCVLISLLIANSSAAESFQQFLDKEVGTHLFHLEYPVSIWINDGLMAIFFLLVGLEIKRELVEGELSSFKNASLPIFAAVGGMLVPAVIYTIFNSGTEYSNGWGIPMATDIAFSLAIISMLGKKIPNSIKIFLAALAIVDDLGAILVIAIFYTDQIHWTYLLLSFGVTALLFALNFLKVTKTIFYIIPGLFLWYFLHHSGIHATIAGVVLAFSIPTNASNVEISPLEKLEHQLHIPVSFLIMPIFALTNTNITFSSEMVAGATSTLGLGIIFGLVLGKLIGINLFSFIAIKFKLSSLPQNSNWLQMIGVGLLAGIGFTMSIFIALLSFKGEIMIQDEAKFAILIASFIAAILGFTILSLSSKENTELEEN; from the coding sequence ATGAATTTATCTCTTTATTTTAAAAAATTTTTCAACAACAGTCAGGCCTCAGGAATCATCCTTATTTTCTGTGTGCTTATTTCATTACTTATTGCCAACTCTTCTGCTGCAGAAAGCTTTCAGCAGTTTTTAGACAAAGAAGTGGGCACTCACCTATTCCATCTCGAATATCCGGTCAGCATCTGGATCAATGACGGTCTGATGGCCATATTTTTCCTTTTGGTAGGTCTTGAAATAAAAAGGGAATTGGTAGAAGGAGAACTCTCTTCCTTTAAAAATGCCTCGCTCCCTATTTTTGCAGCGGTAGGCGGAATGCTTGTTCCGGCTGTTATTTATACTATTTTCAACTCAGGAACGGAATACAGCAACGGTTGGGGAATTCCAATGGCTACAGATATTGCCTTTTCTCTTGCCATTATTTCTATGCTGGGTAAGAAAATCCCAAATTCCATTAAGATATTCCTTGCTGCATTGGCCATCGTAGATGACCTGGGTGCTATTCTTGTGATTGCTATTTTCTATACGGATCAGATCCATTGGACTTATCTTTTATTATCTTTTGGCGTTACAGCTCTTCTGTTTGCTTTAAATTTTTTAAAGGTTACCAAAACGATATTTTATATTATTCCGGGACTGTTTTTATGGTATTTCCTGCATCATTCCGGAATTCATGCAACAATAGCAGGAGTTGTGCTGGCATTTTCAATTCCTACCAATGCTTCCAATGTGGAAATTTCACCCCTGGAAAAACTGGAACACCAGCTTCACATCCCTGTAAGTTTTCTGATCATGCCAATCTTTGCATTAACGAATACCAATATTACTTTTTCAAGTGAAATGGTGGCAGGTGCTACCAGTACATTAGGCTTAGGTATTATCTTCGGATTGGTTCTTGGAAAACTGATTGGTATTAATCTATTCTCTTTTATCGCTATTAAATTTAAGCTAAGTTCATTGCCACAAAACAGCAACTGGCTTCAGATGATCGGAGTAGGTTTACTTGCCGGAATTGGCTTTACCATGTCTATTTTTATCGCGTTACTATCCTTTAAAGGTGAAATTATGATTCAGGATGAAGCGAAATTCGCCATTCTTATTGCTTCCTTTATTGCAGCCATCTTAGGATTTACCATCTTAAGTTTAAGCTCAAAGGAAAATACAGAACTTGAAGAAAATTAA
- a CDS encoding RelA/SpoT family protein, with amino-acid sequence MSYDLEQENKEILARYKDLISNTYRTLDEENNKLIRKAFDIALDAHKDQRRKSGEPYIYHPIAVAKIVATEIGLGATSIACALLHDVIEDSDYTYDDLKKIFGEKIAGIVNGLTKISIMNHQNISVQSENYRKLLLTLSEDFRVILIKIADRLHNMRTLESMAPDKQKKIASETVYIYAPMAHRLGLYNIKSELEDLSLKYNNPEVYNEITEKLELAKESRERYIEEFKKEASERLREEGLNFKIKGRAKAISSIYRKMLKQGVSFEEVFDNYAIRIIYKSDAKNEKFLAWKIYSIVTDVYHSNPSRMRDWITQPRSTGYESLHLTVLGPDKKWIEVQIRSERMDEIAEKGVAAHYKYKEGYKQSSDDRNFEKWVTEIREVLEQQQNLSTSELLDNIKLNLYSKEVFVFTPKGEIKILPTNATALDFAFSVHSDLGMKCLGAKINGKLVPISYILQNGDQVDILSSQNQKPKSDWLEFVVTSKAKSKIKSYLNSQKNQLVEEGKETLQRKLRHAKINFNDEEINKLQKFFNLKSSQELFLKFQTNELDASSLRKYIESKNVFNNLLSRFRKSPTKNLRFEEPKEQNLDMIVFGKDEEKLNYSYAKCCTVIPGDKIFGFITISDGIKVHSDNCPNAINLRAQYDYRVIPAKWVNAESFKNRVKIEIEGLDRMGMINDITTVISGSMGMDMKSMSIESNNGIFTGNINLEVKNKGQLEETFKKLKNINGVSIVRRLQS; translated from the coding sequence ATGAGTTACGATCTAGAACAAGAGAATAAAGAGATCCTTGCCAGATATAAGGACCTGATTTCTAACACATACAGAACATTGGATGAGGAAAATAATAAACTCATCCGAAAGGCATTCGACATTGCATTGGATGCCCACAAAGATCAAAGGAGAAAATCTGGCGAACCCTACATCTACCACCCAATCGCTGTAGCCAAAATTGTAGCGACAGAAATTGGTTTGGGAGCAACTTCCATTGCCTGTGCTCTTTTGCATGATGTGATTGAAGACTCTGATTACACCTATGATGATCTTAAAAAGATTTTTGGAGAAAAGATTGCCGGTATCGTGAATGGCCTTACCAAGATCTCCATCATGAATCATCAGAATATCTCCGTACAGTCTGAAAACTACAGAAAACTGTTGTTAACGCTGTCTGAGGATTTCAGGGTAATTTTGATCAAAATTGCAGACCGTCTTCACAATATGCGGACCCTTGAAAGCATGGCTCCGGACAAGCAGAAAAAAATTGCTTCAGAAACGGTTTACATCTATGCTCCGATGGCCCACCGTCTTGGATTATACAACATCAAGTCTGAGCTGGAAGATCTTTCATTAAAATATAATAATCCCGAAGTCTATAATGAGATCACCGAGAAATTGGAACTGGCTAAGGAAAGCCGTGAAAGATACATTGAAGAGTTCAAGAAAGAGGCTTCTGAAAGACTTCGCGAAGAAGGATTAAACTTTAAGATCAAAGGTCGTGCAAAGGCAATTTCTTCCATTTACAGGAAAATGCTGAAGCAGGGAGTTTCTTTTGAAGAGGTTTTTGATAACTACGCCATCAGAATTATTTATAAATCTGACGCTAAAAATGAAAAATTTCTGGCCTGGAAGATCTATTCTATTGTTACAGATGTATATCACAGTAACCCGTCAAGAATGCGTGACTGGATCACACAGCCACGTTCCACCGGATATGAGAGTTTACACTTAACGGTTTTAGGTCCTGATAAAAAATGGATCGAAGTACAGATCCGTTCAGAGCGTATGGATGAAATTGCTGAAAAAGGAGTGGCTGCCCACTACAAATACAAGGAAGGCTACAAGCAAAGTTCTGATGACAGAAATTTTGAAAAATGGGTAACAGAAATTCGTGAAGTTCTTGAACAGCAACAAAATCTTTCCACTTCTGAGCTTCTAGACAATATTAAGCTTAATCTTTATTCAAAGGAGGTTTTCGTATTTACCCCAAAAGGAGAAATCAAAATTTTACCTACCAATGCCACAGCTCTGGATTTTGCCTTTTCAGTTCACTCTGATTTGGGAATGAAGTGCCTGGGCGCTAAAATTAACGGAAAACTGGTTCCCATCTCTTACATTCTTCAGAACGGAGATCAGGTGGATATTCTTTCCTCTCAAAATCAAAAACCAAAATCCGACTGGCTGGAATTTGTAGTCACCTCAAAAGCGAAGTCCAAGATTAAAAGCTATCTGAATTCTCAGAAAAATCAACTGGTAGAAGAAGGAAAAGAAACTTTACAGAGAAAACTTCGTCATGCGAAGATCAATTTCAATGATGAAGAAATTAATAAACTTCAGAAATTCTTTAATTTAAAATCCTCACAAGAGTTGTTTCTTAAATTCCAGACCAATGAACTGGATGCAAGCAGCTTAAGAAAATACATTGAAAGTAAGAACGTATTCAACAACCTTCTTTCAAGATTCAGAAAATCTCCGACAAAAAATCTGCGCTTCGAAGAACCTAAGGAGCAAAACCTGGACATGATTGTCTTCGGAAAAGACGAGGAAAAACTGAACTACAGCTATGCAAAGTGCTGTACGGTAATTCCGGGAGACAAAATCTTCGGATTCATTACCATTTCCGATGGAATTAAGGTACACAGCGATAATTGCCCGAATGCAATCAATCTTAGAGCGCAATATGACTATCGTGTTATTCCCGCCAAATGGGTAAATGCGGAAAGCTTTAAGAACAGAGTGAAAATTGAGATTGAAGGTCTTGACAGAATGGGGATGATCAATGATATTACCACCGTCATCAGTGGAAGTATGGGAATGGATATGAAAAGTATGTCTATTGAATCCAATAATGGAATCTTCACCGGAAATATCAATCTTGAAGTCAAAAACAAGGGGCAATTGGAAGAAACTTTCAAGAAGCTCAAGAATATTAATGGAGTCTCCATTGTGAGACGACTACAATCATAA
- the acs gene encoding acetate--CoA ligase — translation MRNYLIEDLPQYFEDYKKSIKNPKKFWDKVADQNFVWYQRWSKVVKYDMNEAKITWFKNAKLNITKNCIDRHLAIRGDKTAIIWEPNDPKEEAQHISYNELYTRVNKTANVLRDMGIEKGDRVCIYLPMIPELAVTMLACAKLGAVHSVIFAGFSASAVASRVNDCEAKMVITSDGSYRGNKVLDLKSIVDEALEKTPTVEKVLVVKRTHNEIKMKEERDYWLADLYEKASPDFVTVIMDSEDPLFILYTSGSTGKPKGMLHTCAGYMVYTAYTFKNVFNYKENDIYWCTADIGWITGHSYILYGPLLNGATTVIFEGVPTYPEPDRFWEVIEKHKITQFYTAPTAIRSLAKESTEWVDKHDLSSLKVIGSVGEPINDEAWHWFNDHVGKKKCPIVDTWWQTETGGIMISPLPFVTPTKPTYATLPLPGIQPVLMDDKRNEITGNQVTGNLCIRFPWPGIARTIWGDHQRYKETYFTAFPGKYFTGDGALRDEVGYYRITGRVDDVIIVSGHNLGTAPIEDSINQHPAVAESAIVGYPHDIKGSALYGYITLKETGEGRDKENLKKEINQLISDQIGPIAKLDKIQFVSGLPKTRSGKIMRRILRKIAEGDFSNFGDISTLLNPEIVEEIKNERI, via the coding sequence ATGAGAAATTACTTAATAGAAGATTTACCACAATACTTTGAGGATTATAAAAAGTCTATCAAAAATCCAAAGAAATTCTGGGATAAGGTAGCTGATCAAAACTTTGTGTGGTATCAGAGATGGAGCAAGGTCGTTAAATATGACATGAATGAAGCTAAGATTACTTGGTTCAAAAATGCCAAGCTCAATATCACAAAAAACTGTATCGACAGACATCTAGCCATAAGAGGAGATAAAACCGCCATCATCTGGGAACCTAATGATCCGAAAGAGGAGGCACAACACATTTCTTACAACGAATTATATACCCGTGTCAACAAAACGGCAAACGTTCTGCGTGATATGGGAATTGAAAAAGGAGACAGGGTATGTATTTACCTGCCTATGATTCCTGAACTGGCCGTTACCATGCTGGCTTGTGCTAAATTGGGGGCCGTTCATTCCGTTATATTTGCAGGGTTCTCCGCTTCGGCAGTAGCCTCAAGAGTTAATGACTGTGAAGCTAAGATGGTCATCACCTCAGACGGAAGCTATAGAGGAAACAAGGTTTTGGACCTGAAAAGCATTGTAGATGAAGCCTTGGAAAAAACACCAACCGTTGAAAAAGTTCTTGTTGTTAAAAGAACCCACAACGAAATCAAAATGAAAGAAGAAAGAGATTACTGGCTGGCCGATCTTTACGAAAAAGCATCTCCGGATTTTGTAACGGTAATCATGGATTCTGAAGATCCGCTTTTCATCCTTTATACTTCCGGTTCTACAGGAAAACCAAAAGGAATGCTTCATACCTGTGCAGGCTATATGGTCTACACTGCCTATACCTTTAAAAACGTATTCAATTATAAGGAAAATGATATTTATTGGTGTACTGCCGACATTGGATGGATCACAGGACACTCTTATATTCTTTACGGACCGTTATTAAACGGAGCTACTACCGTCATCTTCGAAGGGGTTCCTACCTACCCTGAACCGGACCGTTTCTGGGAAGTAATTGAAAAACATAAAATTACTCAGTTCTATACCGCTCCTACCGCAATCCGTTCCTTAGCCAAAGAAAGCACGGAATGGGTAGACAAACACGACCTAAGTTCCCTGAAGGTAATAGGATCTGTAGGTGAACCTATTAATGACGAAGCATGGCACTGGTTCAATGATCATGTCGGAAAGAAAAAATGCCCCATTGTGGATACCTGGTGGCAGACTGAAACTGGAGGAATTATGATCTCACCACTCCCATTTGTTACCCCTACAAAACCAACCTATGCTACCCTGCCTTTACCGGGAATTCAGCCTGTACTGATGGATGACAAACGCAACGAAATTACAGGAAATCAGGTAACGGGAAATCTTTGCATCCGTTTTCCGTGGCCGGGAATTGCAAGAACAATCTGGGGAGATCACCAAAGATATAAGGAAACTTACTTTACAGCTTTCCCGGGGAAATACTTTACCGGTGACGGAGCACTGAGAGACGAAGTAGGTTATTACAGAATTACAGGTCGTGTGGATGATGTCATCATTGTTTCAGGGCATAATCTGGGAACTGCCCCTATTGAAGACAGCATCAATCAGCATCCTGCTGTCGCAGAATCTGCTATTGTAGGCTATCCGCATGACATTAAAGGAAGTGCACTTTATGGATATATAACACTTAAAGAGACCGGAGAAGGCCGTGATAAAGAAAATCTTAAAAAAGAGATCAATCAGTTGATTTCAGATCAGATTGGTCCTATCGCAAAACTGGATAAGATACAGTTTGTGTCAGGTCTTCCGAAGACCCGCTCCGGAAAGATAATGCGTAGAATATTAAGAAAGATTGCAGAGGGAGACTTCAGCAACTTTGGAGATATCAGTACCTTATTGAATCCTGAAATTGTAGAGGAAATAAAGAACGAAAGAATTTAA
- a CDS encoding AMP-binding protein has product MNTDTQFKQSIENKEHFWKEQAEEIKWFEFPQQILSKDPNDYPQWFADGKLNMCYLCIDQHIEDGFGEQIAIVYDSPVTKQKKTYTFNQAKEEISKFAGGLTSLGLKKGDTAVIYMPMIPQTLFAMLACARIGVIHNVVFGGFAPHELVVRIDDCKPKVLITATAGIEIAKRIPYLPLVEKAIELAQDKVDNIIVYNRKLVENQHEMFDGLIDYEELLQQSEPADCVSVESTHPLYLLYTSGTTGKPKGIVRDTGGYATALKFSMKYVYGVDPGETYWAASDFGWAVGHSFSVYGPLLNRNTTIIFEGKPIMTPDAGTFWRIISEYKVSVMFTAPTAIRAIKKEDPDGELVKKYDLSHFKKQFLAGERCDVATLDWFEEHIGVPAIDHWWQTESGWPMLGLMTFDDQYKIKRASAGKPIPGYDIKIFDENGLELNPHHEGYLVIKLPLPPGALLGIWKDHSRFESSYLSQYNGYYFSGDGAIQDEDGYIFITGRVDDVINVAGHRLSTSEMEEIVASHPDVAECAVVGIDDALRGQVPFAAIVLKNGTTISEEDIEKDIIQMVREKIGAVAFLKNAMVVKRLPKTRSGKILRKLIRTLLDGKDFQIPSTIDDEKIIEEIQEKINEYRA; this is encoded by the coding sequence ATGAACACAGATACTCAGTTTAAACAAAGCATAGAAAATAAAGAGCACTTCTGGAAAGAACAGGCTGAAGAAATTAAGTGGTTTGAATTTCCGCAGCAGATTCTTTCGAAGGATCCCAATGATTATCCACAGTGGTTTGCTGACGGGAAGCTCAATATGTGCTATCTATGCATTGACCAGCATATTGAAGACGGTTTTGGAGAACAGATCGCCATCGTATATGATTCTCCTGTAACCAAGCAAAAGAAAACCTATACCTTCAATCAGGCTAAGGAAGAAATTTCAAAGTTTGCGGGCGGACTAACTTCTCTTGGATTAAAAAAAGGAGATACAGCTGTGATCTATATGCCTATGATTCCGCAGACTCTTTTTGCAATGTTAGCCTGCGCAAGGATTGGAGTGATTCATAATGTTGTTTTCGGAGGATTTGCTCCTCATGAATTGGTGGTGAGAATTGATGACTGCAAGCCCAAGGTTTTAATCACAGCAACCGCAGGGATAGAAATTGCAAAGAGAATCCCCTATCTTCCATTGGTAGAAAAAGCGATTGAGCTGGCGCAAGACAAGGTAGATAACATCATTGTTTACAACAGGAAACTGGTTGAAAATCAACACGAAATGTTTGACGGATTGATCGATTATGAAGAATTGCTTCAACAATCAGAACCCGCAGACTGTGTTTCTGTTGAATCCACTCACCCGCTTTATCTGCTCTATACTTCAGGTACCACAGGAAAACCGAAAGGAATCGTTCGTGATACCGGAGGCTATGCCACCGCATTGAAATTTTCAATGAAGTATGTATATGGTGTTGATCCGGGAGAAACCTATTGGGCAGCATCAGACTTTGGATGGGCTGTAGGCCATAGTTTTTCAGTGTATGGACCGCTGCTCAACAGAAATACTACAATTATCTTTGAGGGAAAACCTATTATGACCCCTGATGCGGGAACTTTCTGGAGAATTATTTCGGAATACAAGGTTTCTGTAATGTTTACTGCTCCTACCGCAATCAGAGCGATCAAAAAGGAAGATCCGGATGGAGAACTGGTGAAAAAATATGATCTGTCTCATTTCAAAAAACAGTTTTTAGCAGGTGAAAGATGCGATGTAGCCACACTGGATTGGTTTGAAGAACATATTGGCGTTCCTGCCATTGACCATTGGTGGCAGACAGAATCAGGATGGCCTATGCTGGGGTTAATGACCTTTGATGATCAGTATAAAATAAAAAGAGCTTCCGCCGGAAAACCTATTCCGGGGTATGATATTAAAATTTTTGATGAAAATGGACTGGAACTCAATCCCCATCATGAAGGGTACTTAGTTATCAAACTTCCGCTTCCTCCAGGTGCTTTACTTGGAATATGGAAAGATCACAGCCGTTTTGAAAGCAGCTACCTATCACAATACAATGGGTATTATTTCTCCGGAGACGGTGCCATACAGGATGAAGACGGCTATATCTTCATCACGGGAAGAGTGGATGATGTGATCAATGTTGCGGGACACAGACTCTCTACTTCCGAAATGGAAGAGATTGTTGCTTCACACCCTGATGTTGCGGAATGCGCTGTAGTGGGAATTGATGATGCCTTAAGAGGTCAGGTACCTTTTGCAGCCATTGTTTTGAAGAATGGAACAACAATTTCGGAGGAAGATATTGAGAAAGACATTATCCAAATGGTTCGTGAGAAAATTGGAGCGGTAGCTTTTTTAAAAAATGCTATGGTGGTCAAACGTTTACCCAAAACCCGTTCCGGAAAGATCTTAAGAAAACTGATCAGAACACTGCTGGATGGAAAAGATTTTCAGATTCCCTCTACAATTGACGATGAGAAAATCATTGAAGAAATTCAGGAAAAAATCAATGAATATAGGGCTTAG
- a CDS encoding response regulator transcription factor codes for MKKIIIADDEHKILMTLEYSFKKSGYDVYIARDGTEVLEFLKTMVPDVILLDIMMPNLDGYSTLDIIKQDEKLKNTKVIFLSAKNNPRDIEKGLDMGADAYVTKPYSIKKLMQQIEEMFE; via the coding sequence ATGAAAAAGATAATCATTGCAGACGACGAACACAAAATATTAATGACACTGGAATATAGCTTTAAAAAGAGCGGCTATGATGTTTATATTGCCAGAGACGGAACTGAAGTACTTGAATTTTTAAAAACAATGGTTCCCGATGTGATCCTCCTCGACATCATGATGCCTAATCTTGACGGCTACAGTACTCTGGACATCATCAAACAGGATGAAAAGCTAAAGAATACAAAAGTTATTTTCCTGAGTGCCAAAAACAATCCAAGAGACATTGAAAAAGGATTGGATATGGGTGCTGACGCTTATGTAACGAAGCCTTATTCCATTAAGAAACTGATGCAGCAGATTGAGGAGATGTTTGAGTAG